From Micropterus dolomieu isolate WLL.071019.BEF.003 ecotype Adirondacks linkage group LG06, ASM2129224v1, whole genome shotgun sequence:
CATTTAGCAGAAATAAACTTGTAAGAAAACTTTGTCAGCATCACAATGTGAGCCTCACAGCGTGATCAGATGAAGGCCCTGAAATGTCAAGCTTAAATAACACCTAATTCTCAGTAACACGCACAGTGTTACTCACTCATCTCTTATCATTCCAAGCATCATTTTcaccttctttttttaatctatcATCGTGtgatagataaaaaaaaaactctctatATTCACTATCATTGCCTGCTGCTCTGAGTTCAGAATGGGGAAGTAACTAGGTGTTTGTAGTTTCTTATCTTTATATGCAAATATCttccaaaaaaaaccaaacatgtGAGTGAACGTCTGTGTGAATATCTGTCTTTAAATGAGCCTAAGATGATTCTTTACCTGTTATGGCATTGTTGTGGTCCATTGCATACGCAGGCGGTTGGGACTCTGACAAGTAGGTATGAAAGGAGAGCTGAAAACCTGAacagaataaattaaataaatactggtCATAAGAAATTTGTGAATGGGCAATGTGCCACTTTGCAATGATCAGGGcgctttttttatttcattgataataataatctggaacAAAAGCAAGTCTGGAGAATGTGTGAAAAATCCCATGACATGCATTCATATGTTGGATCCATGCGGTAGATCAGGCATGCACAGAAGTCATGTGTTTCACACATCTTCCAGTCATATACAAAAACAACCAACTCAAACAACCAGGCCGTCCACATAAACAAATTTGGCACTTTTTCTGCACACACGACTGATCAGCACTGCATAGCTGCTGAATCAACCTTTGCCTGTTTGCCCCACTATTTTACTCCTGTCATCTCTTTAGCCTGCACATGTATCACCATTTATGTCCTTAGGAATTGCACATATTTGTCCTTTTAACGTGATGTCATTTAACTGTTTCGTATCCCAGATTTTGTATCAGGGTTTCTTAAGCATCACAACCAACACAGCTGAGCTCAAATGCATGTTGCCCTTGCAGTAAATAGTTAACACATTATTCAAGACTGTCCTgactaaaatataaaactaacaAATAATATCTGACAAGCTTCAGCTGGTATTGGCACATTGATGGCATCTTTGTTCACAGTTGTTTAAGCCATATTAATAATTTGAAGGTTATCTTTTAAGTATTAGTATTCCATCTCGGCCTTGGCTTTTGGTTTGATAAAAGGACTGACAGGATGTCACAGCTAGGTGTCTGTGGTTGGAAATTGGTGCTATTATTTGGATTGCATTTGTTTAATGCATATTTTCATACATTAAAGCAAGATGAAAGTACACCAGATTAAATTTAAGATAGACATTGCATCACGCTGTATTTCTGCTGAGCATTACAGTAACACTTATGTACACAGTCGATTATTAAATCTATCTATATAGTTGTCCAATCCCGGCCAGCATTAAATGTAGTATCCATAATGTACATAATGCCATATCTTACCATTTTCTGCGTGTGACCCAGGCCATGTCCGGCTGAATGCCGTTGGGTAGTGGCACTGACCATACTGCACCTCTGCATGGTgatgtggaggaggaagaggctgTTGTTCTGGTGGTGAGTATTCCCTCCAGTCCCTTCTCTCCTGAGAAACCATATAGCCAGGTACCTGAGAAAGGACCGTAGGGGTGGTCAGTCAGATATGATGTCATTAAACCAAAATATTTGCAATCAGTAAGATTGCAGATTCATGAATGTAATAGGTTCAGTCTACAGCATGCAGCAGCCACAAAATCAATCTGCTGACCTGGGTGTGCAGAGACGTATATGGAGGAATATAGCCAAGGGCATGTGATGGTGTCTCCTCCATACTGCTCATCTTCATTCCTGTAAATGTACAAAACCAGAAATAAATTTGTCAGAAAAATGGTCCACAACATTGGCCCTGCTTTGCTATGAAGACATTTCTTATCAACAATAACAGCTCCTCCAtcgtccaaaaaaaaaaacagaactaaCATCTTTGACAATAACCCAGGATCATAACATAGTTTTTTtgatacagaaaaaaataaaaacaataaacagagaATATGTGAGGTGCAATTTTCTGTGAACCTAACTAACCTGATTCATTTTGATAGGTTCACACTGTGAGTATGTTTTGTGCACTTGTGAGGTCCTGCTATTTTCATTTGAGTGACAGGGTGTTTTGCAAAGTGAGTGCAACAGACAACTGAGGCAAGTGCCAATCTAAATCCTGCCCAATTGAAGAATTAAGTGTTAGCACGGATAGCAAAAAATTTGGCATGACAACAACTGTTGTATGATGGCATAGACTTAGTTATGCAAGGCTGGAGGTCGTCTGGTTGTGTTATGTGCACCCTGCACTTAGTAACCGAAGCCCTCTAAAAAAAGCACTACGGCCTTTTTGGTACATGCCTTGGCTTCCTTTGTGCTTCCTGCCTCATCAGAATCAACTGCAGTGGTGCATATGTATGTGAAAAAAACATGCCAATAGACTATAAACAATGTGAGATGCTTTTTGAAATGCAGCAGTATACTGTATTTGCAAATGAAGGATATGTGTGGCACGGCATAAGATCCTAACTTTGTTACATCTGTCAATACATGAATCTCCAAAACTACACTGCATTTTTGATGGATGATATTTATGTACACTCACCTTTTTTGGCTTCCTCTGGAATGATTCTGTAGACTTTATAGGGCTCTGAGATGTCCAGTTGGCTTCTTTCCACTAACTCATCAAAGTCATTGCTTTTATTAAGAGCACAGCGTAATCTGGTTTTCCACGTGGGGGGATCCGGCTTGTCAACTCCTTCCTTATATTTTCCCTTAAACAATGCCCATGCCTGAAACAATCAACGTAATAGATTAACAaacacttcctctttctgtcaTCTACCAAGAATTTTAAAAACGTTCTGAAGAATGGAGAGATGATGCACGAACACTTCTATCCTTTGTAGCAATAGCCTTTTTGAAAAGATTATTACACAGATGTAACAACAATTACAGACATGAAAAAGTAACAACATTACTACATTTTTTGATAATTCATATGCAATAGTGtgttaaaaatgcaaatgtcagAGGCTTCAGGTGTTGAGAAGATAGGTGGGATGGTCTGACCTTGAACAGTGCAGCATCCTCATCTCTGTTATAGTCTTGTTTTCCTGCATGCTTCCAAGGAATCCTAAAGATggatttttcatcattttcccAAACCAGGCCGGGATATCTCCTGCTGTCAATCTGATCAATCAGCCACTGTCTAAGTTTGCCATTGCCACAGCTGACTGGCAGGCCACTGTCGTCATCCACGTTCATctctgcaaaaataaaataaataatataaagcaCTTTAACAAAACTGCAGGCACAGTGAGGTGACACAGTTGTAAGTATGTAAGATTCACTCATTTAAATGAACCTGGCAAAATAATTTTGACAAGTTAAAATGTATCAGTTGATTAAGATATTTGGGTTCACCTTAAAACAGTTGCCAGAGTTAGTGCTCCACATAGATTCTCCTCTGCAGCCTTATAGATGCAATATTAGTAATCACTTTTAATACATTCTGTCTAGTTATCTAGCCATGGTTTTGACACGTTTGTTATAGGCCTACTCATTTACAAAGTAAGGGCATGTAGGTAAATGctgaagagaaaagaaatgtgACTAATTTGAGATACCTGCATGAGTAAAAACACAACCAAGTCGTGTAGCTATAATTACATTACAAGAAAAATTTTACCATACAATGCGTGGTGGCAGGCTATATTTGCTCTAATGAAACCGAATCACGTTTCTTAAACTTTATGTTATCAGCTTAGAAGGAATTTAATTCAGCTTTAACACGATTTAAACGCATGCTTACAAGTTATATAGGCCTATTAGTAAAACGTCTACGTTGAAAGGCAAATTTACAATAACAGTGAGTTCATGTTATATTGCGATGTTACCTGTCAGACGTGACACAGAGGTGAGTGGCTGAAACTGCTCGGGTCTTCATTGCACACATTTAAACGTTTTCATTAATTACGATGTTGAACATACCGTCATTTGTTTATAAAGGAGCTGTCGCCGCTTACCTTTGATCATGAGAGCTCCCCCGCTGAAATCTGTTTTCAAGCTCTCTGTGTCCTATTCTTAAATGTTATCACATCTTGATTTGTGACAGGGAGGAGCCTGTCGGGCTCTGAGAAGTTCAAGAGGAGATGCGCAGCAATCAGGCACTCATTTCTGTGAAACTCAGCGCCCACACACCAGTGATGTGGGGAATCCCTCTAGTGACACCCCGAGCAGACACTGGGACGGAATGGAACACTTGCCTATGCCCCGCCGTAAAAATATTCCACCacattgatatatatatttattttttgtaaaggGCTGTGAGTTCAGCCTAATTTCCAGTAACATCTGCTGACTAGACATTTGTATAAAGTCTTAATTTTGTTATTAGGGAAAGACATGAGGGACCCGGTGTCACAAGACACATGGTTGAATTCAGAATACTGTGTATTTATGGCCACCTTTGTTAGTTTTACTGCCCTCCAGTGGCTACCCATGCGCATGCCCAGCTATCTACAGCGTTCATAAGACTACTGTATGCATCTCACCTTGGTGAAATTGatagcttttttttaatgctttatTGTCTGTGGAGACAATTGAAAAAGACAGAGTGATAAAAGAAAGTGATCTTCTGTGTTTTTCGTGTCACCACGCATGACCTCCCTTGCACATTAGACAAACAGGAAGACAACCAGGAAACAGACGTAAACACAGCACGGTACATGTCTTATCACCTTCAATACGTGGGACCACTGACTAACAACCTCACAAAACGCTTGATTTTActccttttatttcacaatttgaaatgatcatgacacagtacaaaaaaaaaaaaaaaaaaacacccgttcacaacattaataaattagaaggaaaaaaaaaaaaaaaaacacacagcaccAGAAACATTTATCAAAGctaaaaatgtatgtgttgtACATATTAATTGTCTCTTCGGGAGTTCATGTCCATGATATTTAGAGGATCATTCCAGCGGAGATTAACATCCTGACACTAGTCCATTCCAAAGCACATCAGACTTCCTGAGACGTCAAGAATACTGTAGCATCACACGGTGGTGTAATCCTCCAGGCTCAGCTGCAAAATATCTCATCGAAAGATCTGATCAGATACCTCCAGGTGGGGTAGATGCATGGTTTTCCACCTCCTTACCACTGACTTTTCTGGCAAGCAAGTCACGTATATCAGCCTCGTCAGTGAAGGGATTGCCCTTATATTCCATCTGTAGCCATTCTCTAAActacaggaaaagaaaacagtttgTCTTTTGATGACAATATTAAgaattttacaaacaaaatgcTGGTGGTGTAACTCTCTCCATTCTTACAGTAATCATGTCCTATTCAGTAATGCGGTGATATATTCCACACCCTCTGATACTAAAGTTTCCATGACTGACCTGATCAGCTTGAGTAGCCTCAAATTCTTGGAGCTGGCGCTGAAAGCCCAGGTTTGGGCCAGCACAGGGCCGGACCACCTTCACAGCAGCCAGTGCCTCCTGCCAGCCCAGTCCTGTCACCGTCATGATGTAAGCTACTACCAGGGTGACACTGCGGGACACACCTGCCAAACTgtaaaaagagagggatggataAAGAGTATGATGAAATGAAAGTTTCAGAAGACATGACTAGCGTGTAACTATTATGCTGGTTTAAGAAATGCAGATAAGCCCTTATCCCGTTTTTGAGAAAGCTAAATTCTATGTCAATTCTAGGCAATACCAACCAGACTACAGACTGTGACAGcaggacaaagaagaaaatgcaAGAATTATGTGGTAAAATAAGGGGGAGTGAGGTGTAGAAACTGATTAACACGTGTTTAACACATAtatttgaatgaaatgtaaatgctttgGTCAATAAAGATGGGTAGAGAAAACCATGGAAATGCAGATCTTATAGTCTTTTGTTCCCCTGTATTTCTGAGAAGACCTTCTGTCTAACCCAATATAACTTTCCCCTCTGACCATAGGGTGAGCTACCCCGCTGCAAAAATACAATGTGGCTGTATTGTGTTACTGTACTCTGTTTTGGGAAGTTCAAGAATAGGCTTTTATCATTTAATCTCCTCTGTGCAGCAGTTACACATGGCTTCACTCCTCTACTTGAATgatctcagttttttttttttagctctagCTAAACTGTACTGCACTGTCTATGATTGCAATATAAGATGGAGGAAATCTATCTAGTTCCGTTACTTAGGTAGCTTCTCTCACTTCACTAGCCTGTGTGAGTGAACCACGATTCTAGCTTTGAGGTAAAGATACAAAAAGCAGTCCTGCTCTCACCAGTGAACAAGGCAGCCTTCTCCTTTCAGGCGGGACTCGTGCATGAACATTATACTTTGTTTAAAGTGCTGAGTCCTGTGgagcacaaaaaaaatatttaaaaatagtttGTTATAATAGGCCATGACCCCATTAAACCATTATGAGAACTAAGACCATGTGCTGTTGTTTTGTCTTCCCCCGACACTTGGAGATCCTGCACGCATCTAAAGGGGGGTTGGCTGTGTACATGTGAGGgggttttcttgttttgttgtacATGCTGTATGTATGCTGTTGCAATTCTTTCAAATCTTATCCTGGATGGATCAGAATGAGGGAGTGTTCATCTCAGGTTTGAGAGAGTT
This genomic window contains:
- the dusp22b gene encoding dual specificity protein phosphatase 22-B; amino-acid sequence: MGNGINKVLPDLYLGNFKDARDREQLARNNITHILSIHDSAAPILPEMTYLCISAADLPTQNLTQHFKQSIMFMHESRLKGEGCLVHCLAGVSRSVTLVVAYIMTVTGLGWQEALAAVKVVRPCAGPNLGFQRQLQEFEATQADQFREWLQMEYKGNPFTDEADIRDLLARKVSGKEVENHASTPPGGI
- the irf4a gene encoding interferon regulatory factor 4a; this encodes MNVDDDSGLPVSCGNGKLRQWLIDQIDSRRYPGLVWENDEKSIFRIPWKHAGKQDYNRDEDAALFKAWALFKGKYKEGVDKPDPPTWKTRLRCALNKSNDFDELVERSQLDISEPYKVYRIIPEEAKKGMKMSSMEETPSHALGYIPPYTSLHTQVPGYMVSQERRDWREYSPPEQQPLPPPHHHAEVQYGQCHYPTAFSRTWPGSHAENGFQLSFHTYLSESQPPAYAMDHNNAITDFSLHVTLYYRESLVKEVTITSPEGCRITSSSSSSPSSSSSSSPCPEDKFHSGAEVILFPFPYPESHRQGAEMLPNVLERGVLLWLTPDGLYAKRLCQGRVYWEGPLAPYMDKPNKLEKEQPCKLFDTQQFLIELQDFAHNGRHLPRHQVVLCFGDEYPDPQRPRKMITAQVEPVFARKLLYYYQQNNGHYLRAYDHIQEQNTSPTIDYPSQRPLQHIQE